A part of Anser cygnoides isolate HZ-2024a breed goose chromosome 17, Taihu_goose_T2T_genome, whole genome shotgun sequence genomic DNA contains:
- the UBE3B gene encoding ubiquitin-protein ligase E3B isoform X1, whose amino-acid sequence MFGASQSSKAQFLDKARQAREERRELKERERAAVQIQALGRRFLCRCRLQREVRREVEDFFGANESASSKRSALSIFRIARKLLFVFNHKEDKERFEKLCRCILNSMDVENEPKVWYVSLALSKDLTLLWIKQIKDILWFCCEFLKQLKPDILQDSRLVNLHLTMLVTFTDTSTWKILRGKGETLRPAMNHICANIMGHLNQKGFYSVLQILLTNGLARSRPSLSKGSLTAVFSLALRPVIAAQFSDNLLRSFLIHIMSVPAIMTHLATLTPERLAVIESHELFRKFILFLSREVQCRDVCVCLEGSHTLCLLGNLVFLGSLNDKVLEEETAHFVGVLIHMLSYCQKYVSQKKSNLTHWHPVLGWFSQTVDYGLNESMPLLTKQLQHLWGVHMIRILFSDVLSKKLLENQEIAQLPAQPASPQNSLPMKNLFKRAFQKSASVRNILKPVGGKRVDSAEVQKVCSICVLYQTTLTTLTQIRLQILTGLTYLDDLLPKLWAFICELGPQGGLKLFLECLNNDTEESKRLLAMLMLFCDCSRHLITILDDIEVYEEQISFKLEELVTISSFLNSFVFKMIWDGIVENARGETLELFHSVHGWLMVLYERDCRRRFAPEDHWLRKDLKPSVLFQELDKDKKRAQLLLQYIPHVIPHKNRVLLFRNMVTKEKEKLGLVETSSASPHVTHITIRRSRMLEDGYEQLRQLSQNAMKGVIRVKFVNDLGVDEAGIDQDGVFKEFLEEIIKKVFDPALNLFKTTSGDERLYPSPTSYIHENYLQLFEFVGKMLGKAVYEGIVVDVPFASFFLSQLLGHHHSVFYSSVDELPSLDSEFYKNLTSIKRYDGDISDLGLTLSYDEDVMGQLVCHELVPGGKTIPVTNENKISYIHLMAHFRMHTQIKSQTAALISGFRSIIKPEWIRMFSAPELQRLISGDNAEIDLEDLKKHTVYYGGFHGSHRVIIWLWDILANDFSPEERAMFLKFVTSCSRPPLLGFAYLKPPFSIRCVEVSDDQDTGDTLGSVLRGFFTIRKKEPGGRLPTSSTCFNLLKLPNYSKKSILREKLRYAISMNTGFELS is encoded by the exons ATGTTCGGCGCCAGCCAGTCCTCCAAAGCCCAGTTCCTCGACAAGGCGCGCCAGGCCCGGGAGGAGCGCAGGGAGCTGAAGGAGCGGGAGCGTGCCGCCGTCCAGATCCAGGCCCTGGGCAGGAGGTTTCTGTGCCGCTGCCGCCTGCAGAGGGAGGTCAG GAGAGAAGTGGAGGATTTCTTTGGGGCGAATGAATCCGCCTCGAGCAAAAGGAGCGCGCTTTCCATCTTCAGAATTGCTAGgaagctgctgtttgtttttaatcacaaaGAGGACAAAGAG AGGTTCGAAAAGCTGTGCCGTTGTATTCTAAACAGCATGGATGTTGAGAACGAGCCCAAG GTGTGGTACGTGTCCCTGGCGCTCTCCAAAGACCTCACGCTCTTATGGATCAAACAGATCAAGGACATTTTGTGGTTCTGCTGTGAATTTCTCAAGCAGcttaag CCTGACATCTTACAGGACTCCAGGCTGGTCAATTTGCACCTCACGATGCTCGTCACCTTCACAGACACTTCTACCTGGAAAATCCTTCGGGGAAAAG GTGAAACCCTGCGGCCTGCCATGAACCACATCTGCGCTAACATCATGGGGCACCTCAACCAGAAGGGATTTTATTCCGTGCTGCAG attttGCTAACTAATGGCTTGGCAAGATCCAGACCATCCTTGTCCAAAGGCTCTTTAACTGCCGTCTTCTCCCTCGCATTGCG aCCTGTGATTGCTGCACAATTTTCAGACAATCTGTTGAGGTCGTTTCTGATCCATATCATGTCTGTGCCTGCTATAATGACTCATCTCGCTACTCTAACACCTGAG cGTCTGGCAGTGATAGAATCTCATGAGCTTTTCCGCAAGTTCATCCTGTTCTTAAGCCGTGAAGTGCAGTGCCGAGATGTCTGCGTGTGCTTAGAAGGAAGTCACACTCTGTGTTTGTTGG GTAATCTTGTGTTCTTGGGCTCCTTGAATGATAAAGTTCTTGAGGAGGAGACAGCTCATTTTGTGGGTGTGCTCATTCACATGCTCTCCTACTGCCAGAAGTACGTTTCCCAAAAGAAATCCAATCTCACCCACTGGCATCCTGTTCTGGGCTGGTTTTCACAGACTGTGGATTACGG ACTGAATGAGTCCATGCCTCTGCTGACAAAGCAACTGCAGCATCTCTGGGGAGTCCATATGATTCGCATCCTCTTCAGTGATGTGCTCAGCAAGAAACTGCTAGAGAATCAGGAAATAGctcagctgccagcacagccagcttcCCCTCAGAACAGCCTCCCTATGAAGA ATCTTTTCAAGAGAGCTTTCCAGAAGTCTGCGTCTGTCCGCAACATTCTCAAGCCTGTTGGGGGCAAGCGAGTGGACTCAGCAGAAGTGCAGAAGGTGTGCAGTATCTGCGTCCTGTACCAGACCACTCTGACAACCCTAACGCAGATCCGCCTGCAGATACTCACAG GCCTCACCTACCTGGACGATCTGTTGCCCAAATTGTGGGCTTTTATCTGTGAGCTGGGACCACAGGGCGGGTTAAAGCTCTTCTTGGAATGCTTGAATAATGACACGGAGGAATCTAAGAGGCTGCTGGCCATGCTGATGCTCTTCTGTGACTGCTCCCGCCACCTTATCAC GATTCTTGATGACATAGAAGTCTATGAAGAGCAGATTTCATTCAAACTGGAGGAGCTTGTTACCATCTCATCTTTTCTGAATTCCTTTGTGTTTAAGATGATCTGGGATGGAATTGTGG AGAATGCCCGAGGAGAGACGCTGGAGCTGTTCCATTCTGTCCATGGCTGGCTCATGGTCTTGTATGAAAGGGACTGCCGCAGGCGTTTTGCTCCTGAGGACCACTGGTTGCGCAA GGACCTCAAACCCAGCGTGCTCTTCCAGGAGCTGGACAAGGACAAGAAACgagcccagctgctcctgcagtaCATCCCGCATGTCATTCCCCACAAGAAT aggGTGCTTCTTTTCCGAAACATGGTTAcgaaggagaaggagaagctgGGACTGGTTGAAACCAGCTCTGCGTCACCTCACGTCACCCACATCACCATCCGCCGCTCACGGATGTTGGAG GATGGATATGAGCAGCTGCGACAGCTTTCCCAGAACGCCATGAAGGGAGTGATCAGAGTGAAATTTGTGAATGATCTGGGTGTCGATGAGGCTGGTATCGATCAAGATGGTGTCTTCAAAGAGTTTctggaagaaataataaaaaaggtgtTCGACCCTGCACTCAACTTGTTCAAG ACAACCAGTGGTGATGAGAGGCTGTATCCATCCCCAACATCTTACATTCATGAGAACTACCTGCAGCTCTTTGAGTTTGTGGGAAAGATGCTTGGGAAGGCTGTATACGAG GGAATAGTTGTGGATGTGCCATTTGCTTCCTTCTTCTTGAGTCAGCTACTTGGACACCACCACAGTGTCTTCTACAGCTCCGTAGATGAACTTCCCTCCTTGGACTCCGAGTTCTATAAAAATCTCACTTCGATTAAG CGTTATGATGGTGATATCAGTGACTTGGGCTTAACGCTGTCCTACGATGAAGATGTGATGGGTCAG CTTGTTTGCCATGAACTTGTTCCTGGAGGGAAGACCATTCCTGTTACCAATGAAAATAA GATCAGCTACATCCACCTCATGGCTCACTTCCGCATGCACACGCAAATCAAGAGTCAGACAGCGGCGCTCATCAGCGGATTCAGGTCGATCATCAAGCCTGAGTGGATTCGTATGTTCTCTGCGCCGGAGCTGCAGCGCCTGATCTCCGGTGACAATGCCGAGATTGACCTCGAGGACCTCAA AAAACACACGGTGTACTACGGGGGCTTCCACGGGAGTCACCGGGTCATTATCTGGTTGTGGGACATCCTAGCCAATGACTTCAGCCCTGAGGAGAGAGCGATGTTTCTCAAG TTCGTTACCAGCTGCTCTAGGCCTCCACTTCTGGGCTTTGCCTACCTCAAGCCTCCGTTTTCCATCCGCTGCGTGGAAGTCTCTGACGATCAG
- the UBE3B gene encoding ubiquitin-protein ligase E3B isoform X2 produces MDVENEPKVWYVSLALSKDLTLLWIKQIKDILWFCCEFLKQLKPDILQDSRLVNLHLTMLVTFTDTSTWKILRGKGETLRPAMNHICANIMGHLNQKGFYSVLQILLTNGLARSRPSLSKGSLTAVFSLALRPVIAAQFSDNLLRSFLIHIMSVPAIMTHLATLTPERLAVIESHELFRKFILFLSREVQCRDVCVCLEGSHTLCLLGNLVFLGSLNDKVLEEETAHFVGVLIHMLSYCQKYVSQKKSNLTHWHPVLGWFSQTVDYGLNESMPLLTKQLQHLWGVHMIRILFSDVLSKKLLENQEIAQLPAQPASPQNSLPMKNLFKRAFQKSASVRNILKPVGGKRVDSAEVQKVCSICVLYQTTLTTLTQIRLQILTGLTYLDDLLPKLWAFICELGPQGGLKLFLECLNNDTEESKRLLAMLMLFCDCSRHLITILDDIEVYEEQISFKLEELVTISSFLNSFVFKMIWDGIVENARGETLELFHSVHGWLMVLYERDCRRRFAPEDHWLRKDLKPSVLFQELDKDKKRAQLLLQYIPHVIPHKNRVLLFRNMVTKEKEKLGLVETSSASPHVTHITIRRSRMLEDGYEQLRQLSQNAMKGVIRVKFVNDLGVDEAGIDQDGVFKEFLEEIIKKVFDPALNLFKTTSGDERLYPSPTSYIHENYLQLFEFVGKMLGKAVYEGIVVDVPFASFFLSQLLGHHHSVFYSSVDELPSLDSEFYKNLTSIKRYDGDISDLGLTLSYDEDVMGQLVCHELVPGGKTIPVTNENKISYIHLMAHFRMHTQIKSQTAALISGFRSIIKPEWIRMFSAPELQRLISGDNAEIDLEDLKKHTVYYGGFHGSHRVIIWLWDILANDFSPEERAMFLKFVTSCSRPPLLGFAYLKPPFSIRCVEVSDDQDTGDTLGSVLRGFFTIRKKEPGGRLPTSSTCFNLLKLPNYSKKSILREKLRYAISMNTGFELS; encoded by the exons ATGGATGTTGAGAACGAGCCCAAG GTGTGGTACGTGTCCCTGGCGCTCTCCAAAGACCTCACGCTCTTATGGATCAAACAGATCAAGGACATTTTGTGGTTCTGCTGTGAATTTCTCAAGCAGcttaag CCTGACATCTTACAGGACTCCAGGCTGGTCAATTTGCACCTCACGATGCTCGTCACCTTCACAGACACTTCTACCTGGAAAATCCTTCGGGGAAAAG GTGAAACCCTGCGGCCTGCCATGAACCACATCTGCGCTAACATCATGGGGCACCTCAACCAGAAGGGATTTTATTCCGTGCTGCAG attttGCTAACTAATGGCTTGGCAAGATCCAGACCATCCTTGTCCAAAGGCTCTTTAACTGCCGTCTTCTCCCTCGCATTGCG aCCTGTGATTGCTGCACAATTTTCAGACAATCTGTTGAGGTCGTTTCTGATCCATATCATGTCTGTGCCTGCTATAATGACTCATCTCGCTACTCTAACACCTGAG cGTCTGGCAGTGATAGAATCTCATGAGCTTTTCCGCAAGTTCATCCTGTTCTTAAGCCGTGAAGTGCAGTGCCGAGATGTCTGCGTGTGCTTAGAAGGAAGTCACACTCTGTGTTTGTTGG GTAATCTTGTGTTCTTGGGCTCCTTGAATGATAAAGTTCTTGAGGAGGAGACAGCTCATTTTGTGGGTGTGCTCATTCACATGCTCTCCTACTGCCAGAAGTACGTTTCCCAAAAGAAATCCAATCTCACCCACTGGCATCCTGTTCTGGGCTGGTTTTCACAGACTGTGGATTACGG ACTGAATGAGTCCATGCCTCTGCTGACAAAGCAACTGCAGCATCTCTGGGGAGTCCATATGATTCGCATCCTCTTCAGTGATGTGCTCAGCAAGAAACTGCTAGAGAATCAGGAAATAGctcagctgccagcacagccagcttcCCCTCAGAACAGCCTCCCTATGAAGA ATCTTTTCAAGAGAGCTTTCCAGAAGTCTGCGTCTGTCCGCAACATTCTCAAGCCTGTTGGGGGCAAGCGAGTGGACTCAGCAGAAGTGCAGAAGGTGTGCAGTATCTGCGTCCTGTACCAGACCACTCTGACAACCCTAACGCAGATCCGCCTGCAGATACTCACAG GCCTCACCTACCTGGACGATCTGTTGCCCAAATTGTGGGCTTTTATCTGTGAGCTGGGACCACAGGGCGGGTTAAAGCTCTTCTTGGAATGCTTGAATAATGACACGGAGGAATCTAAGAGGCTGCTGGCCATGCTGATGCTCTTCTGTGACTGCTCCCGCCACCTTATCAC GATTCTTGATGACATAGAAGTCTATGAAGAGCAGATTTCATTCAAACTGGAGGAGCTTGTTACCATCTCATCTTTTCTGAATTCCTTTGTGTTTAAGATGATCTGGGATGGAATTGTGG AGAATGCCCGAGGAGAGACGCTGGAGCTGTTCCATTCTGTCCATGGCTGGCTCATGGTCTTGTATGAAAGGGACTGCCGCAGGCGTTTTGCTCCTGAGGACCACTGGTTGCGCAA GGACCTCAAACCCAGCGTGCTCTTCCAGGAGCTGGACAAGGACAAGAAACgagcccagctgctcctgcagtaCATCCCGCATGTCATTCCCCACAAGAAT aggGTGCTTCTTTTCCGAAACATGGTTAcgaaggagaaggagaagctgGGACTGGTTGAAACCAGCTCTGCGTCACCTCACGTCACCCACATCACCATCCGCCGCTCACGGATGTTGGAG GATGGATATGAGCAGCTGCGACAGCTTTCCCAGAACGCCATGAAGGGAGTGATCAGAGTGAAATTTGTGAATGATCTGGGTGTCGATGAGGCTGGTATCGATCAAGATGGTGTCTTCAAAGAGTTTctggaagaaataataaaaaaggtgtTCGACCCTGCACTCAACTTGTTCAAG ACAACCAGTGGTGATGAGAGGCTGTATCCATCCCCAACATCTTACATTCATGAGAACTACCTGCAGCTCTTTGAGTTTGTGGGAAAGATGCTTGGGAAGGCTGTATACGAG GGAATAGTTGTGGATGTGCCATTTGCTTCCTTCTTCTTGAGTCAGCTACTTGGACACCACCACAGTGTCTTCTACAGCTCCGTAGATGAACTTCCCTCCTTGGACTCCGAGTTCTATAAAAATCTCACTTCGATTAAG CGTTATGATGGTGATATCAGTGACTTGGGCTTAACGCTGTCCTACGATGAAGATGTGATGGGTCAG CTTGTTTGCCATGAACTTGTTCCTGGAGGGAAGACCATTCCTGTTACCAATGAAAATAA GATCAGCTACATCCACCTCATGGCTCACTTCCGCATGCACACGCAAATCAAGAGTCAGACAGCGGCGCTCATCAGCGGATTCAGGTCGATCATCAAGCCTGAGTGGATTCGTATGTTCTCTGCGCCGGAGCTGCAGCGCCTGATCTCCGGTGACAATGCCGAGATTGACCTCGAGGACCTCAA AAAACACACGGTGTACTACGGGGGCTTCCACGGGAGTCACCGGGTCATTATCTGGTTGTGGGACATCCTAGCCAATGACTTCAGCCCTGAGGAGAGAGCGATGTTTCTCAAG TTCGTTACCAGCTGCTCTAGGCCTCCACTTCTGGGCTTTGCCTACCTCAAGCCTCCGTTTTCCATCCGCTGCGTGGAAGTCTCTGACGATCAG